One Aegilops tauschii subsp. strangulata cultivar AL8/78 chromosome 7, Aet v6.0, whole genome shotgun sequence genomic window carries:
- the LOC109770837 gene encoding uncharacterized protein isoform X1, producing the protein MARSGGKRGVMEHHCLNRFRRRRLLAFLRRNSLPATFDALKHETSVFLDVRFLRRLVAGGRWQEAREYLSRFLPCQDEVDAPTALRFLTRLNVLDDLAQGKLEGIDLAQDLRNQIDVIPSTIFREDPHYAAALRTVLFWRSHPTYWGPVDWQLIRRKAAQVVKDLVTRTPEFRHLLRLPPCPSHPCYTIPFGFGGCRRHKRKKNIGRMSASLLARRFLQKERRHSSPWTQGSSCEPMGFEEIIDETMLAGKLEVIEHSDSCSEGDPGSPVGLSIGKSFGTAPANAVTKRLSQECSAESSNGAKLKPTTGQFCPDVVDARSGWTVDANHVLNKIETLGDISTAMAMLVNKTCTYGGPDHTMFLEKTFEHEKMIFELRLDCQKAKTKRLNLSIGNLSTRQN; encoded by the exons ATGGCGAGATCTGGCGGCAAGCGAGGCGTGATGGAGCACCACTGCCTGAACCGATtccgccgccggcgactcctcgcCTTCCTCCGCCGCAACAGCCTTCCCGCCACCTTCGACGC GCTGAAGCACGAGACGAGCGTCTTCTTGGACGTGCGGTTCCTGCGGCGCCTGGTGGCGGGCGGCCGGTGGCAGGAGGCGCGAGAGTACTTGAGCCGCTTCCTGCCGTGCCAGGACGAGGTCGACGCGCCCACCGCGCTCAGATTCCTCACTCGCCTCAACGTTCTCGACGACCTCGCCCAGGGCAAGCTGGAGGGCATCGATTTGGCCCAAGATCTCCGGAACCAAATCGACGTTATCCCTTCCACCATTTTCCGCGAGGACCCGCACTACGCCGCGGCTCTCCGCACAGTCTTGTTCTGGCGCTCTCACCCGACATACTG GGGTCCCGTGGACTGGCAGCTCATTAGGCGCAAAGCCGCGCAGGTTGTCAAGGACTTGGTCACACGAACCCCTGAGTTCAGGCATCTGCTGCGGTTGCCGCCGTGTCCAAGCCACCCATGTTACACCATCCCCTTCGGGTTTGG GGGTTGCCGGAGGCATAAGAGGAAGAAGAACATAGGCCGGATGTCGGCATCTCTTCTTGCCCGCCGTTTTCTTCAGAAAGAGAG GCGTCATTCCTCACCATGGACTCAAG GTTCATCGTGTGAACCTATGGGTTTCGAGGAAATTATTG ATGAAACTATGTTAGCTGGGAAGCTGGAGGTCATAGAACATTCAGATTCTTGTAGTGAAG GCGATCCTGGTTCTCCTGTTGGGTTATCTATAGGTAAAAGTTTTGGAACTGCACCTGCTAATGCAG TCACAAAGCGTTTGAGTCAAGAATGTTCCGCTGAAAGTTCCAATGGTGCAAAACTAAAACCTACAACTGGGCAGTTTTGTCCG GATGTCGTCGATGCACGTTCTGGTTGGACGGTGGACGCCAATCATgttttaaataaaatagaaacCCTCGGAGACATTTCAACTGCCATGGCCATGCTAGTGAACAAGACATGCACATATGGTGGTCCAGATCACACGATGTTCCTGGAGAAAACATTTGAGCACGAGAAGATGATATTCGAACTGCGATTAGATTGCCAAAAGGCAAAAACTAAGAGGTTGAACTTATCCATTGGCAACTTGAGCACCCGACAGAACTAG
- the LOC109770837 gene encoding uncharacterized protein isoform X2, which produces MARSGGKRGVMEHHCLNRFRRRRLLAFLRRNSLPATFDALKHETSVFLDVRFLRRLVAGGRWQEAREYLSRFLPCQDEVDAPTALRFLTRLNVLDDLAQGKLEGIDLAQDLRNQIDVIPSTIFREDPHYAAALRTVLFWRSHPTYWGPVDWQLIRRKAAQVVKDLVTRTPEFRHLLRLPPCPSHPCYTIPFGFGGCRRHKRKKNIGRMSASLLARRFLQKERRHSSPWTQGSSCEPMGFEEIIDETMLAGKLEVIEHSDSCSEGDPGSPVGLSIVTKRLSQECSAESSNGAKLKPTTGQFCPDVVDARSGWTVDANHVLNKIETLGDISTAMAMLVNKTCTYGGPDHTMFLEKTFEHEKMIFELRLDCQKAKTKRLNLSIGNLSTRQN; this is translated from the exons ATGGCGAGATCTGGCGGCAAGCGAGGCGTGATGGAGCACCACTGCCTGAACCGATtccgccgccggcgactcctcgcCTTCCTCCGCCGCAACAGCCTTCCCGCCACCTTCGACGC GCTGAAGCACGAGACGAGCGTCTTCTTGGACGTGCGGTTCCTGCGGCGCCTGGTGGCGGGCGGCCGGTGGCAGGAGGCGCGAGAGTACTTGAGCCGCTTCCTGCCGTGCCAGGACGAGGTCGACGCGCCCACCGCGCTCAGATTCCTCACTCGCCTCAACGTTCTCGACGACCTCGCCCAGGGCAAGCTGGAGGGCATCGATTTGGCCCAAGATCTCCGGAACCAAATCGACGTTATCCCTTCCACCATTTTCCGCGAGGACCCGCACTACGCCGCGGCTCTCCGCACAGTCTTGTTCTGGCGCTCTCACCCGACATACTG GGGTCCCGTGGACTGGCAGCTCATTAGGCGCAAAGCCGCGCAGGTTGTCAAGGACTTGGTCACACGAACCCCTGAGTTCAGGCATCTGCTGCGGTTGCCGCCGTGTCCAAGCCACCCATGTTACACCATCCCCTTCGGGTTTGG GGGTTGCCGGAGGCATAAGAGGAAGAAGAACATAGGCCGGATGTCGGCATCTCTTCTTGCCCGCCGTTTTCTTCAGAAAGAGAG GCGTCATTCCTCACCATGGACTCAAG GTTCATCGTGTGAACCTATGGGTTTCGAGGAAATTATTG ATGAAACTATGTTAGCTGGGAAGCTGGAGGTCATAGAACATTCAGATTCTTGTAGTGAAG GCGATCCTGGTTCTCCTGTTGGGTTATCTATAG TCACAAAGCGTTTGAGTCAAGAATGTTCCGCTGAAAGTTCCAATGGTGCAAAACTAAAACCTACAACTGGGCAGTTTTGTCCG GATGTCGTCGATGCACGTTCTGGTTGGACGGTGGACGCCAATCATgttttaaataaaatagaaacCCTCGGAGACATTTCAACTGCCATGGCCATGCTAGTGAACAAGACATGCACATATGGTGGTCCAGATCACACGATGTTCCTGGAGAAAACATTTGAGCACGAGAAGATGATATTCGAACTGCGATTAGATTGCCAAAAGGCAAAAACTAAGAGGTTGAACTTATCCATTGGCAACTTGAGCACCCGACAGAACTAG